A genomic segment from Lineus longissimus chromosome 15, tnLinLong1.2, whole genome shotgun sequence encodes:
- the LOC135499632 gene encoding acyl-CoA 6-desaturase-like gives MGKGSKSNRVIPWDEVSKHDKRDDKWLVINDEVFDVTAWSKRHPGGSRIIGHFAGQDATEPFHAFHNDVKQVSKYLTAIKVGDLPVQEAKQRSTIDEDFDKMRETAKKMGLFEASYFFFFVMLAHIFIMEVLAYLTMAYFGTGWLPYLVSVALYSTVQAQAGWLQHDFGHLSVFKDSKLDHFVHQLTMSFSKGASAKWWNHMHFQHHAKPNVIGLDPDVRVEQLFVIGDVMPIKVAKESKKSMPYNFQHRYFFFLGPPLLFPIYFQFMTFRHVITRRCWVDGFFMALFFFKFFYLYSPLLGFWGSLAYFFIIRCAESHWFTWVSQSNHIPMSIEHDTAKPWLALQTSATCDIEKSFFNDWFTGHLNFQIEHHCFPTMPRHNYYKVAPLVKSLCEKHGIKYEVKPLWTALKDIVKSLKHSGELWQMTYDAYHLD, from the exons ATGGGAAAGGGTTCAAAAAGTAACAGGGTGATACCCTGGGATGAGGTCTCGAAACATGATAAGAGGGACGACAAATGGTTAGTTATAAACGACGAGGTTTTCGATGTGACGGCGTGGTCGAAAAGACATCCAGGCGGTTCACGCATCATTGGACATTTCGCCGGTCAAGACGCGACG GAGCCTTTCCATGCCTTCCACAATGATGTTAAGCAAGTCAGTAAATATCTCACTGCCATCAAGGTCGGCGACCTTCCCGTCCAAGAGGCGAAGCAGCGATCAACCATCGATGAAGACTTCGACAAAATGCGTGAAACTGCCAAGAAAATG GGTCTTTTCGAAGCAagttattttttcttcttcgtgaTGCTGGCACATATATTCATAATGGAGGTACTAGCATATCTGACCATGGCGTACTTTGGTACTGGGTGGCTCCCTTATCTAGTCTCTGTGGCGCTTTACAGTACAGTTCAG GCTCAAGCTGGTTGGCTGCAGCACGATTTTGGCCATCTTTCCGTCTTCAAGGATTCAAAACTGGATCATTTCGTACATCAGTTGACGATGAGTTTTTCGAAAGGTGCTTCGGCCAAATGGTGGAATCACATGCATTTCCAGCATCATGCTAAACCTAATGTG ATCGGCCTCGACCCTGATGTAAGAGTAGAGCAGCTCTTTGTCATAGGTGATGTGATGCCAATCAAAGTTGCTAAAGAATCGAAGAAGTCAATGCCATATAACTTTCAGCACagatactttttctttc TTGGTCCTCCACTGCTGTTTCCCATTTATTTCCAATTCATGACATTCAGACATGTCATCACGAGGAGGTGCTGGGTG GATGGCTTCTTTATGGCTTTGTtctttttcaagtttttctacCTTTACTCCCCGCTATTAGGATTTTGGGGCTCCTTGGCTTATTTTTTTATCATCAG ATGTGCTGAGAGCCATTGGTTTACATGGGTAAGCCAGTCCAACCACATTCCAATGAGTATAGAACACGATACGGCCAAGCCGTGGTTGGCGCTACAAACCAGTGCGACATGTGATATTGAGAAGTCATTCTTTAATGATTGGTTTACGGGACACCTGAACTTCCAGATTGAACATCA TTGCTTCCCAACGATGCCACGTCATAATTACTATAAGGTGGCGCCACTTGTCAAGTCCCTTTGTGAGAAACACGGCATCAAGTACGAGGTCAAACCGCTGTGGACGGCGTTGAAAGATATTGTCAA GAGTTTGAAGCATTCTGGTGAACTCTGGCAGATGACTTACGACGCCTATCATCTGGATTAA